From Bos indicus isolate NIAB-ARS_2022 breed Sahiwal x Tharparkar chromosome 4, NIAB-ARS_B.indTharparkar_mat_pri_1.0, whole genome shotgun sequence, the proteins below share one genomic window:
- the YAE1 gene encoding protein YAE1 homolog, with translation MSWVQAASLVQGPEEERDVFDEEADESLLVQREWRSHMQRRVKEGYRDGIDAGKAVTLQQGFNQGYKEGAEVIINYGQLRGTLSALLSWCHLHDNSSALISKINNLLDAVGQCEEYVLRHLKSITSQPHVVDLLDSLQDMDLCHVAPAEEKIDEVKDERFCENNAEFNKNCSKNLSQVDCSSLKCCRAQEHACPENPSLTWILEQTASLVKQLGVSVDILQHLKQL, from the exons ATGTCGTGGGTTCAAGCTGCTTCTTTGGTCCAAGGTCCTGAAGAGGAGAGGGACGTGTTTGACGAGGAAGCTGATGAGTCGCTCCTGGTGCAGCGGGAATGGCGGAGCCACATGCAGAGACGAGTCAAA GAAGGCTACAGAGATGGAATAGATGCTGGCAAAGCAGTTACTCTTCAACAAGGCTTCAATCAAGGTTATAAGGAAGGTGCAGAAGTCATCATAAACTATGGACAACTTAGAGGAACATTgag TGCTTTGCTCTCCTGGTGTCACCTTCATGATAATAGTTCGGCTTTgatcagtaaaataaataatcttcTGGATGCAGTTGGCCAGTGTGAAGAGTATGTGCTCAGACATCTGAAATCAATCACTTCACAGCCACATGTTGTAGATTTATTGGACTCCCTTCaggatatggacctttgtcatgtAGCTCCAGCTGAGGAAAAGATTGATGAAGTTAAAGATGAAAGATTCTGTGAAAATAATGCTGAGTTTAACAAAAACTGTAGTAAGAATCTTAGTCAGGTAGAttgttcatctttaaaatgttgtaGAGCCCAGGAGCATGCATGCCCTGAAAACCCAAGCCTCACTTGGATTTTAGAACAGACAGCCAGTTTGGTAAAACAGCTGGGAGTATCAGTAGACATATTACAACACCTCAAACAACTGTAA